The following coding sequences lie in one Cryptococcus neoformans var. neoformans B-3501A chromosome 2, whole genome shotgun sequence genomic window:
- a CDS encoding hypothetical protein (Match to EST gb|CF190074.1|CF190074; HMMPfam hit to ubiquitin, Ubiquitin family, score: 89.1, E(): 1.1e-23), which produces MAAEQPSSSASDITITVKGPQELKLTISVSPDKNVAELKQLIASKCDVEKDRQRLIYSGKVLKDEETISSYKIQNGHTIHMVKGAAKPSSSTPAGQASQPPRLPQMGTGLNVGSNPIDNVENIHHGLAGFNPFTGVQGLENLNDPNAMSNMMQSPEFLRSMSDLMSRPEVVDQIIASNPQLASMGPQIRQMMASPFFRQMMSNPETLRTMMQMQSSMGQGGGLGGLGGFNPFAPAAAGANANSAQNNAGPTDPFPNLFAPNAGNANPTAGGGNAAADQATNAPSNPSQPNAGQFPPGLAALLGLGGGMPGAGTNAGTNPNPFGGINPALFGGLGSPWGAPPARDERPPEEIYATQLGQLNAMGLWDAQKNIRALRTTGGNVEAAIELIFSGQLDQA; this is translated from the exons ATGGCCGCAGAGcaaccctcctcctccgcctcaGACATCACCAT CACTGTCAAGGGCCCTCAGGAACTGAAGCTCACCATCTCGGTCTCTCCAGACAAGAACGTCGCTGAGCTGAAACAACTTATTGCCTCCAAATGTGACGTGGAGAAGGATCGCCAGCGTCTGATATATTCTG GCAAGGTCttgaaagacgaagaaacCATTTCCAGCTACAAGATTCAAAATGGCCACACAATCCACATGGTGAAGGGTGCTGCAAAGCCCTCAAGTTCAACCCCCGCCGGTCAGGCAAGCCAACCCCCCAGACTACCTCAGATGGGCACAGGTTTGAATGTGGGCAGTAACCCTATCGACAATGTTGAGAATATTCATCAT GGGCTAGCGGGGTTCAATCCTTTTACAGGAGTTCAAGGGCTCGAGAACTTGAATGATCCCAACGCT ATGTCTAACATGATGCAAAGTCCCGAATTTCTCAGAAGCATGTCCGATTTGATGTCCAGACCAGAAGTTGTAGATCAG ATCATTGCTTCCAACCCACAACTGGCCTCCATGGGTCCCCAGATCCGGCAAATGATGgcctctcctttcttccgGCAGATGATGTCCAACCCCGAGACCCTTCGAACG ATGATGCAAATGCAGTCGAGCATGGGCCAGGGGGGCGGACTGGGAGGTCTAGGCGGATTCAACCCATTTGCTCCCGCAGCTGCTGGGGCCAATGCGAATAGCGCACAAAACAATGCCGGCCCCACGGATCCATTCCCCAACCTTTTCGCCCCTAATGCTGGCAACGCCAATCCTACTGCTGGTGGAGGTAATGCCGCTGCCGATCAAGCAACAAACGCTCCTTCCAATCCATCCCAACCTAATGCCGGTCAATTTCCTCCTGGACTTGCTGCGCTGTTAGGTCTTGGGGGCGGGATGCCCGGTGCAGGCACGAATGCGGGAACGAACCCCAATCCATTCGGCGGGATAAACCCTGCACTCTTTGGCGGCTTAGGTTCTCCCTGGGGAGCCCCGCCAGCTAGAGACGAAAGGCCTCCAGAGGAAATCTATGCTACCCAGCTGGGACAGCTGAATGCTATG GGTCTATGGGATGCCCAAAAGAATATCCGAGCCCTTAGAACTACTGGCGGCAACGTTGAAGCAGCCATCGAGCTGATTTTCTCTGGCCAGCTTGATCAGGCCTGA